TTCCCCTTCTGTCACGATTCGTACAATGGCATCCAGCAGTACGTTCCCTGGTCCAGTATCAAAGGCAATAATCTCGTCAGGCTGTGCCTTTTTAGGAAGAACGCTGATGTTACTGATACCCCCAATATTCAGTAGCACTCGATTTTTCTCTTCAGATGCAAATAGCAGATAGTCGACGAAGGGAACCAAGGGGGCACCCTGTCCCCCTACCGCCATATCACTTGGACGAAAGTCTCCAACGGTAAGCACACCCGTTTCCTCTGCAATCACAGCTAGCTCACCAATTTGAAGAGTGGCTTGCTCATCAGGACTATGATAGATTGTTTGACCGTGTGAGCCAACAAAATCAATTTGGCTTATGTCCATACCTGCGTTTGTTACAACCTTAGTGGCTGCTTTGGCAAACTTATGACCAAGCTTTACATTCCATGCACATATCTTATCTACCGTTGATGTACTAGGCTGACAAAGCTGTAAAATATCTTGTTTTTCTTGCTGAGTGTAAGGGATCGTTTCAAAGGCTATTAACTGTATATCCATCTCTGAATTAGAATGAGAGATTTCTAATACTGCAACATCAATTCCGTCTAGTGATGTTCCTGACATTAGCCCTATGGCTAGCTTTTTTTCTTTTGAAAGGATTTGATTAATTGTTTGTAACATATAAGACACCTCTTTTTTAGCTAGAACTACAGTCTTCTAATTAAAAATACCCATAAGGTACGAGAATAAAGAAAGATCTTCCCTTCTTCATAATGTTATTTTATTTATCTTAATTATATAAATATTTAAAAAATATTTTAAAAGCTTTTTTTGTTCTTATATCAACAATCCCTGACATGAATTTTGAATACCCCTCTATCCACTCAAATTAAAGCTTGTCCCCTCTAGAAGATAAAGCTATAATTTTAGAGTATATACGCTTTTTATCATCCCTTAATTTAGAGTCAATTCAACAAATTCCACCTAACAATCCATTACATTCCACTACAACATTTCGACAATCTCATGATTTGGAATAATTTTCTATATATTGCTAAAGCTAAATGTATTAGAAAGAATGTATCCTTATTCTATTTAGAAACATTTTGATGGGATTTAACGTTTTAATTAATGATGCAAGTATTGTGTGAAATTTTTGTTCTGAGTCAACTTTTTTGAGCTAATCAGGGTAGATAAGATATATAACGGATATAAGTTACTTAGGGATAGATATCCTTAAATTTAAGTAAACATATTAAGATTAACAAAATTAGAGAGAGAGTTAGGAGCAGTGAAATCATGTGTGGCATTAACGGTATACTTCATTTAAACGCAAACAGCTCAGATTCATCGTCAATGGACATGGAACGCCTTTTACAGGGAATGTGTAACCAAATGATACATAGAGGTCCTGATGACGACGGTATTCATGTTGATGCTAGAGGCGGCCTTGGATTCAGAAGACTATCGATTATTGATACCGAAGGTGCTCACCAGCCTTTAAAAAATGAGGACGGCACGATCTTTCTTGTTTGTAATGGGGAGATCTATAATTATTTAGCTTTGAGAAAAGAACTAGAGCAGAAAGGACACCAGCTCTCTACACAAGGGGATGCTGAGACAGTTCTGCATCTATATGAGGAATACGGCTTTGATTGTGTTAACCATCTGCGGGGCATGTTTGCCTTTATCATTTGGGACACTCGTACACAAACTTTATTTGGAGCTAGGGATCACTTTGGTATTAAGCCATTTTACTATACGTACGATCACGAGAGGCTTGTTTGTTCCTCAGAGCTTAAGAGTATTATCAGTACTAAGCCGGGTAAATGGGATATTGATGTTCAAGGATTATATCACTACTTGAGCTTTCAATATGTTCCTGAGCCAAGAACGATGATAGATGGTGTGAAAAAGCTCCCACCTGGTCACCGCCTTATCGCTAGAGGTCAGGATGTTCACGTAGAGCGCTATTGGAAGCCACAGTTCCAGTCTGTTCAACAGGATAAGCAAGCGCTGGCGAAAAAAATTCGAGCTACATTCGACGAATCTGTTGAGCTTCACCTGCAAAGTGATGTGCCAGTCGGATGCTTTTTATCTAGTGGCGTAGATTCAACAGCTATTACAGCCAAAGTTTCACAGTTAAAGAAAACTCACTCGTTTTCTGTTGGATTCGAAGGAAATAACAACGAGCTACCGTTCTCAAGAGAAACAGCTCAAATTCTTAAAACGGAGCATCATGAGTGGCTAATTACAGAACAAGATTATTTTGATGCCCTGCCTTCCTGTATTCATTATCAGGATGACCCTGTGGCTGACCCGTCTGCTGTTGCCTTAAACCTAGTTTCAAAAATGGCTTCAGAGTACGTAACAGTTGTACTCTCCGGTGAAGGAGCAGATGAACTATTCGGTGGCTATCGGATTTATCAAGAGCCGGACGCTCTGAGATACCTGAGCTGGATGCCAGATAAGCTGAAGCAGGGTATGCAAAGCCTATTAGGAAATAGTCGTTCCTTCTATGGAAAGAATTATCTTATGCGAGCGACAACACCTTTGGAGCAACGCTTTATAGGAAATGCCAAGATCTTCACGGACGATATTCAGAATGTGCTTGGTCCACAGCTTCTTGCCGATTTGCGCTTCTTACAGGACGCCTTTGAATGGAGTCAGCAATATTATCAGGAGGCAGCACACGGAGATGATGTAACTAAAATGCAAACGGTAGATATGAATCTATGGCTTCCAGGAAATATTTTAGCTAAGGGAGATAAGATGTCCATGGCCCATTCTCTTGAGCTAAGGGTTCCTTTCTTAGATCGAGAAATGTTTGCTGTCGCCCAGTCAATCCCGACAGAATATAAGGTGAATCGCCAGACAACAAAAGCTATTTTACGCGAAGCGCTTAGTGATCTTGTCCCACAGCATATCATTAACCGTGCTAAGCTAGGATTTCCTATTCCCATTGCAGAGTGGCTAAAGGGTAAGCGTGGAGACGAGTGTTTAGCCGTGATTAAGTCTAGCGGAATAGATGCCTACATTAATATTCCGTTTGTAGAATCTCTCATGGACAAGCACAGACGAGGAGAAGGAAACTTTGCTCGTAAAATTTGGACCATCTATATATTTGCT
This genomic stretch from Bacillus horti harbors:
- the asnB gene encoding asparagine synthase (glutamine-hydrolyzing), coding for MCGINGILHLNANSSDSSSMDMERLLQGMCNQMIHRGPDDDGIHVDARGGLGFRRLSIIDTEGAHQPLKNEDGTIFLVCNGEIYNYLALRKELEQKGHQLSTQGDAETVLHLYEEYGFDCVNHLRGMFAFIIWDTRTQTLFGARDHFGIKPFYYTYDHERLVCSSELKSIISTKPGKWDIDVQGLYHYLSFQYVPEPRTMIDGVKKLPPGHRLIARGQDVHVERYWKPQFQSVQQDKQALAKKIRATFDESVELHLQSDVPVGCFLSSGVDSTAITAKVSQLKKTHSFSVGFEGNNNELPFSRETAQILKTEHHEWLITEQDYFDALPSCIHYQDDPVADPSAVALNLVSKMASEYVTVVLSGEGADELFGGYRIYQEPDALRYLSWMPDKLKQGMQSLLGNSRSFYGKNYLMRATTPLEQRFIGNAKIFTDDIQNVLGPQLLADLRFLQDAFEWSQQYYQEAAHGDDVTKMQTVDMNLWLPGNILAKGDKMSMAHSLELRVPFLDREMFAVAQSIPTEYKVNRQTTKAILREALSDLVPQHIINRAKLGFPIPIAEWLKGKRGDECLAVIKSSGIDAYINIPFVESLMDKHRRGEGNFARKIWTIYIFAQWYQTYVKQNDQLLVSVG
- a CDS encoding anhydro-N-acetylmuramic acid kinase, giving the protein MLQTINQILSKEKKLAIGLMSGTSLDGIDVAVLEISHSNSEMDIQLIAFETIPYTQQEKQDILQLCQPSTSTVDKICAWNVKLGHKFAKAATKVVTNAGMDISQIDFVGSHGQTIYHSPDEQATLQIGELAVIAEETGVLTVGDFRPSDMAVGGQGAPLVPFVDYLLFASEEKNRVLLNIGGISNISVLPKKAQPDEIIAFDTGPGNVLLDAIVRIVTEGEKRYDEGGSLASGGRVSQDWLTKMMREDSYLDQDIPKSTGREYYTTQKAQSLYEEGRTQGLSDPDIIATISAYTAHSIADQLYRFVEPVCQIDEIIVSGGGAHNGFILRELEKTTKIQVQIMEDLGFSSDAKEAVAFAVLGYQFLHGLPNTLPSATGARRQVSMGKLAFPLKKSSF